Proteins encoded together in one Telopea speciosissima isolate NSW1024214 ecotype Mountain lineage chromosome 6, Tspe_v1, whole genome shotgun sequence window:
- the LOC122666052 gene encoding aluminum-activated malate transporter 9-like, which produces MNGKNGSIKINIPLPELSKVKRSETEKSSGESSFSCKGWIHALWEFCKEDRNRVTFSIKVGLAVLLVSFLILFRAPYQIFGTNIIWSILTVAIMFEYTVGATFNRGFNRALGSLLAGVLAVAVAQVALYTGHVAEPIIIGFSIFIIGALGSFMKQWPSLVPYEYGFRVIIFTYCLIIISGYRMGNPVRTAMDRLYSIAIGGFVTVLVSVLVWPAWAGEQLHKELVKHFDAVADSLQECVRKYLEDDGSEHPEFSKTVMDEFPDEPAYKKFKATLNSSATIDSLANSAKWEPPHGRFKNANYFFYPWSQYVTVGSVLRSCAYEVMALHGVLHSEIQAPYNLKITFQSEIQDASNQAAELVRNLGKDIMNMKRNFRGRTSLLKRVHSTTLRLQRAIYIHSYLLTSGHESLPDNSCSAKPLSKQLSHAFSATLSDLSAQLTTTDQGNSSSDGNGREETSPKPPPPTTLQTTQSGSIRNIGTLSVAAVAESYQEGMKKHPKRQHSWPSREVDEFEEGSHGVNLLPKMKALDSTASLSLATFTSLLIEFVARLDHLVEAVDELAKMAKFKLDDSCN; this is translated from the exons ATGAATGGTAAAAATGGAAGCATCAAGATCAACATTCCTTTACCGGAATTGTCGAAAGTAAAACGATCGGAAACGGAGAAGAGTTCCGGCGAATCAAGCTTCTCCTGTAAAGGATGGATACATGCTTTATGGGAATTTTGCAAAGAAGACAGGAACAGAGTAACATTCTCAATAAAGGTGGGCCTTGCTGTTCTCTTAGTGTCCTTCCTTATACTTTTCCGAGCACCTTATCAAATATTCGGCACCAACATCATCTGGTCCATCCTTACTGTAGCCATCATGTTCGAATATACAGTTG GAGCGACGTTTAATCGAGGATTCAATCGGGCTCTCGGAAGTTTACTCGCCGGAGTCTTAGCAGTTGCCGTTGCTCAGGTGGCTCTATACACCGGCCATGTTGCAGAACCTATTATCATTGGTTTCAGCATCTTCATCATAG GAGCTCTAGGTTCGTTCATGAAACAATGGCCATCACTGGTGCCATACGAGTACGGTTTCAGGGTCATTATCTTCACATACTGTTTGATAATAATTTCTGGGTATCGAATGGGGAACCCAGTGAGGACAGCCATGGATCGGTTATACTCGATTGCCATCGGAGGATTTGTAACAGTTCTAGTTAGTGTTCTTGTGTGGCCTGCATGGGCTGGGGAACAGCTCCATAAGGAACTAGTCAAACACTTTGATGCTGTGGCTGATTCTCTTCAAG AGTGTGTTAGGAAATATTTAGAAGATGATGGATCTGAACACCCAGAGTTCTCAAAAACTGTGATGGATGAGTTTCCTGATGAGCCCGCGTACAAGAAATTTAAAGCCACGTTGAACTCATCAGCAACGATCGATTCTTTG GCGAATTCAGCAAAATGGGAGCCACCGCACGGCAGATTCAAGAATGCGAATTACTTCTTCTACCCTTGGTCGCAATACGTAACAGTTGGCTCAGTTCTCCGGTCCTGCGCCTACGAAGTGATGGCCCTCCATGGTGTCCTTCACTCTGAGATACAG GCACCTTATAATCTGAAGATTACATTTCAATCAGAGATTCAAGATGCTAGCAACCAAGCAGCAGAACTAGTGAGAAACTTGGGAAAGGATATAATGAACATGAAGAGAAACTTTAGGGGTAGAACCTCTCTACTCAAAAGGGTCCATAGCACTACCTTACGCCTTCAAAGAGCCATTTACATTCATTCTTACCTCCTCACATCAGGACATGAATCTCTTCCCGACAACTCTTGCAGTGCTAAACCACTTTCCAAACAACTCTCTCATGCTTTCTCAGCTACCCTTTCCGATCTCTCAGCCCAGTTAACTACTACTGACCAAGGTAACAGCAGCAGCGATGGAAATGGCAGGGAAGAGACGTCACcgaaaccaccaccaccaacgaCATTACAGACCACACAGAGTGGGAGTATTCGGAATATTGGGACTCTTTCTGTGGCAGCTGTGGCTGAATCTTACCAAGAGGGAATGAAGAAGCACCCGAAGAGACAACATTCGTGGCCATCAAGAGAAGTGGATGAGTTCGAAGAAGGTAGTCATGGAGTGAATCTGTTGCCAAAGATGAAGGCATTGGATAGCACTGCTTCCTTGTCACTCGCCACCTTCACATCATTACTTATTGAGTTCGTGGCTCGTCTTGATCACTTGGTTGAAGCAGTGGATGAGCTTGCCAAGATGGCCAAGTTCAAGCTGGACGATTCATGTAACTGA
- the LOC122663996 gene encoding uncharacterized protein LOC122663996 → MGSLEVGVPQKRTAPLLRSLPSSRSDRHSFLQRPRSRFARFLLFEKVNYQQWIFIVVVFLVVVVLFQAFLPGSVPEKAGVSFQEIGTVSKDWMVLKGMGRLDFGEGIRFEPSKLLEKFERDARESNLSSASSRPLVRSGIRKPQLALVLADLSLEPGQLLMVSLAVSLREIGYAIEVYSLEDGPVHTVWRSIEVPVNILQTSNKAEINVDWLNYDGILLNSLEARGVLSCLVQEPFKSLPVIWTIHERSLATRLNQYISNGQIQLLNDWKQAFNRATVVVFPNYLTPMMYSTFDAGNYFVIPGSPAEAWEADNFLALYSRDDLRVKLGFKPDDFIVAIVGSQFSYSGLWLEHSLVLQALLPLLDSDSRVKVGILSGNSNYKVAMEAIALNLGYPRRSVKHIGIDEDGKRFLSTTDLVIYGSFLEEQSFPDILVQAMCFGKPIIAPDLSMIRKYVDDRVNGFLFPKENIRVLTQVLFQAVSNGKLSPLAQNIGSIAKGPARNLIVSETIEGYASLLEKVLKFPSEVMHPKDVAEVPPRLKEEWQWHLFEDIVDPRYLNTTSMSYSFLDKIEEIWNHTQMESSGVRSLIDDSFSYSIWEEERHIEMVNARKRREEEELKGRTDQPRGTWEEVYRSAKRVERLRNVLHERDDGELERTGQPLCIYEPYFGEGTWPFLHHSSRYRGIGLSTKARRPGADDVDAPSRLPLLNDPYHRDILGEFGAFFALANRIDRVHKNAWIGFQSWRATARKVSLSNIAERELLEAIEARRHGDTLYFWVSMEKDPRNRLQQDFWSFCDAINAGNCRYAVSEALRRMYGLKKDWNSLPPMPEDGDTWSVMQSWVLPTRSFLEFVMFSRMFFDSLDAQMYDEHHRSGHCYLSLSKDRHCYSRVLELLVNVWAYHSARRMVYVNSETGAMQEQHRLKSRRGQMWVKWFSYTTLKGMDEDLAEESDSNHPTRRWLWPLTGEVFWQGVYERERNLRQKQKEKRKQQSKEKISRIRGRTHQKVIGKYVKPPVEEKPGDSNSTVVAMAVG, encoded by the exons ATGGGTTCTCTGGAAGTTGGGGTTCCACAGAAAAGAACTGCTCCTTTGCTTCGTTCTTTGCCGTCAAGCAGAAGCGATCGACACTCATTTCTTCAGAGACCCAGATCAAGATTTGCTCGGTTTCTACTGTTCGAGAAGGTTAACTACCAACAATGGATTTTCATTGTTGTTGTCTTCTTAGTCGTTGTTGTTCTATTCCAGGCGTTTTTACCTGGCTCTGTGCCGGAGAAGGCCGGTGTTTCTTTTCAAGAAATAGGAACAGTCTCCAAGGACTGGATGGTCTTAAAGGGGATGGGCAGATTAGATTTCGGGGAGGGTATCCGGTTTGAGCCGTCAAAGCTTCTGGAGAAGTTCGAAAGAGATGCTAGAGAGTCGAATTTATCTTCAGCTTCAAGCAGGCCGTTGGTGCGTTCTGGAATCAGAAAGCCGCAGCTTGCTTTG GTCCTCGCAGATCTATCGTTGGAGCCTGGACAGCTGCTGATGGTCAGTCTTGCTGTTTCTTTGCGGGAGATTGGGTACGCAATTGAG GTTTACTCACTGGAAGATGGTCCCGTGCATACTGTTTGGAGAAGCATAGAAGTGCCTGTCAATATTCTTCAAACAAGTAACAAGGCAGAGATCAATGTGGACTGGTTAAA CTATGATGGCATACTTTTGAATTCTCTGGAAGCCAGGGGTGTTTTATCATG TCTTGTCCAGGAGCCTTTCAAATCTTTGCCTGTTATATGGACGATCCATGAAAGATCACTAGCTACCCGGTTAAATCAATACATTTCAAATGGGCAGATTCAGCTTCTCAATGACTGGAAGCAAGCTTTCAACCGAGCTACTGTTGTTGTCTTCCCAAACTATTTGACACCG ATGATGTATTCGACATTTGATGCTGGAAACTACTTTGTTATTCCGGGCTCTCCAGCTGAAGCTTGGGAAGCGGATAATTTCCTTGCCTTGTACAGTAGGGATGACTTGCGAGTCAAACTGGGTTTCAAACCGGATGATTTCATTGTTGCCATTGTTGGAAGTCAATTTTCATATAGTGGCTTGTGGTTGGAGCACAGCCTTGTTTTGCAGGCCTTATTACCTCTTCTTGATTCTGATTCTCGTGTCAAAGTCGGTATCTTAAGTGGGAACTCAAACTACAAAGTGGCTATGGAG GCAATTGCTCTTAACTTGGGATATCCAAGGCGCAGTGTGAAGCACATTGGCATTGATGAGGATGGGAAGAGATTTCTCAGCACAACTGATCTTGTGATATATGGATCCTTTCTCGAAGAGCAATCTTTTCCAGATATCTTGGTTCAAGCGATGTGCTTTGGAAAACCAATTATTGCCCCAGATCTTTCCATGATTAGGAAATAT GTTGATGACAGGGTGAATGGGTTTCTTTTTCCAAAGGAGAACATCAGAGTTCTGACGCAGGTTCTATTCCAAGCAGTTTCAAATGGAAAATTATCCCCACTGGCGCAGAATATTGGATCAATTGCAAAGGGTCCTGCAAGAAATTTAATTGTTTCTGAAACCATTGAAGGGTATGCTTCACTCCTAGAAAAGGTTCTCAAGTTCCCATCAGAGGTTATGCATCCTAAGGATGTTGCTGAGGTTCCTCCAAGGTTGAAAGAGGAATGGCAATGGCATCTCTTTGAAGATATTGTAGATCCAAGATATTTAAATACAACTTCTATGAGTTACAGCTTTCTTGACAAGATTGAGGAGATCTGGAACCATACTCAGATGGAGAGTTCTGGTGTGAGAAGTTTGATAGATGATTCTTTCTCCTATAGCATTTGGGAGGAAGAAAGACATATTGAGATGGTGAATGCCAGAAAGAGacgagaagaagaggag TTGAAGGGTAGAACTGATCAACCCCGTGGAACATGGGAGGAAGTGTATCGAAGTGCTAAAAGGGTTGAAAGGTTAAGAAATGTTTTACATGAAAGAGATGATGGGGAGCTTGAAAGGACAGGGCAACCATTGTGCATCTATGAACCTTACTTTGGGGAAGGGACGTGGCCTTTTCTGCACCATAGTTCACGATATCGTGGAATTGGTTTG TCCACAAAAGCTCGGAGACCAGGAGCAGATGACGTGGATGCACCATCTCGTCTTCCACTTCTTAATGACCCTTATCACCGAGACATCCTTGGTGAATTTGGGGCCTTCTTTGCTTTGGCTAACAGGATCGATCGTGTACACAAGAACGCTTGGATAGGTTTTCAGTCTTGGAGAGCAACTGCAAGGAAG GTTTCTTTGTCTAATATTGCTGAAAGGGAATTGCTAGAAGCCATCGAAGCCCGGAGGCATGGGGATACCCTCTACTTTTGGGTCTCTATGGAGAAGGATCCTAGAAACCGATTGCAACAAGACTTTTGGTCCTTCTGTGATGCAATAAACGCTGGAAATTGTAG GTATGCGGTTTCTGAAGCTCTTCGAAGGATGTATGGCCTAAAGAAAGATTGGAATTCCTTGCCACCAATGCCAGAGGATGGGGACACCTGGTCTGTCATGCAGAGCTGGGTTTTGCCAACTCGGTCCTTCCTCGAGTTTGTCATGTTCTCAAG AATGTTTTTTGACTCATTGGATGCACAAATGTATGATGAGCATCATCGCAGTGGGCACTGTTATCTCAGTTTGTCAAAG GATCGGCATTGCTATTCTCGTGTACTTGAGCTGCTTGTGAATGTCTGGGCATACCACAGTGCAAGGCGGATGGTATATGTGAACTCGGAGACTGGTGCAATGCAGGAGCAGCACAGGTTGAAAAGCAGGCGAGGTCAGATGTGGGTCAAATGGTTCTCATACACTACACTAAAGGGAATGGACGAGGACTTGGCTGAAGAATCAGATTCTAACCATCCCACTCGGCGGTGGTTGTGGCCATTAACCGGTGAGGTTTTCTGGCAAGGTGTGTATGAGAGGGAGCGGAATCTACGACAAAaacagaaggagaagaggaaacaACAGAGTAAGGAAAAGATCTCAAGAATTAGGGGGCGGACTCACCAAAAAGTAATAGGGAAATACGTTAAGCCCCCGGTTGAGGAGAAACCTGGAGACTCAAATTCGACAGTGGTGGCAATGGCTGTGGGGTAG